The genomic segment GACGAGTCCGGCTTCGCGCAGCACCTTCAAGTGTTTCGACACCGTGGGCTGGGTGAGCGTCAACCGGTCGACCAGTTCCCCGACCGGTCGTTCCCCGGCGCGGAGCAGGTCGAGGATCTCCCGGCGGCGGGGCTCGGCCAGCACTTCGAACGTAGTTGCCACTCAGGGAATATAGCCCGCAAGGCATACAACCTGTCAAATGACGGCCCCGCAGGCTGGACTGCACAACCTGCGGGGCCTCGGCCGAACTGGCGCCCGGGCACCGGCTCGACCTGCTGTCCTTGGTACCCGCAACGGCCCAGCGCACACACGGACTCGCGCCCGGCCCGCGTGCCGGACAGAATGGCCCGATGGCCGATCTGAAACCACGCAGCCGGGACGTCACCGACGGAATGGAACGAGCGGCGGCGCGCGGCATGCTCCGCGCCGTCGGCATGGGGGACGACGATTTCGCGAAACCGCAGATCGGCATCGCGTCCTCGTGGAACGAGATCACCCCGTGCAACCTGTCGCTGCAGCGGCTGGCGCAGGCGAGCAA from the Amycolatopsis magusensis genome contains:
- a CDS encoding ArsR/SmtB family transcription factor, encoding MATTFEVLAEPRRREILDLLRAGERPVGELVDRLTLTQPTVSKHLKVLREAGLVEVRQDAQRRWYRLCPEPLAEIDAWLAPYRALWNSRLDALERHLETMPDEEDPS